In Pseudomonas fluorescens, the following are encoded in one genomic region:
- a CDS encoding CpaF family protein, translating into MISDFRNRLRKQSGKPASSSANQPGDDQPDPAEEVMAWERATPDVLYETKSQVTPVEAEWREKIYQQLLKVMDLSLLDSLEQAEAARQIRDICQRLLDEHSAPVSTSSRQLIIKQITDEVLGLGPLEPLLADHSVSDILVNRHDSVYVERFGKLQRTDVRFRDDRHLLNIIDRIVSSLGRRIDESSPLVDARLKDGSRVNAIIPPLAIDGPSMSIRRFAVDLLNTDSLIQVGALTPAIALLLKAIVRGRLNVLISGGTGSGKTTMLNVLSSFIPHNERIVTIEDSAELQLQQPHVVRLETRPSNIEGRGEVSQRELVRNSLRMRPDRIVIGEVRGAEALDMLTAMNTGHDGSLTTIHANTARDALGRIENMVSMTGATFPIKAMRQQIASAIGVVIQLERQEDGKRRLVSVQEINGMEGEIITMTEIFSFVRHGVSENGEVLGDFRPSGMIPAFRDVLAKRGIELPLAMFRPEWMEARQS; encoded by the coding sequence ATGATCAGCGACTTTCGTAACCGCTTGCGCAAACAGTCCGGTAAACCCGCCTCATCGTCGGCTAACCAGCCGGGTGACGACCAGCCGGATCCGGCCGAGGAAGTAATGGCGTGGGAACGTGCAACGCCGGACGTTCTTTACGAAACCAAAAGTCAGGTCACCCCGGTGGAGGCCGAGTGGCGAGAAAAGATCTACCAGCAGTTGCTCAAGGTCATGGACCTGTCCTTGCTGGACTCCCTTGAACAGGCAGAGGCCGCGCGGCAGATTCGCGATATTTGCCAGCGTCTGCTCGATGAACACTCGGCACCGGTGAGTACTTCCAGCCGCCAGTTGATCATCAAGCAGATCACCGACGAGGTGCTCGGTCTGGGGCCTCTGGAACCGCTGCTGGCCGATCACAGTGTGTCCGACATTTTGGTCAACCGGCATGACTCAGTGTATGTCGAGCGCTTCGGCAAGCTGCAACGCACCGATGTGCGTTTTCGCGATGATCGGCATTTGCTGAACATCATTGACCGCATCGTTTCCAGCCTGGGTCGGCGTATCGACGAGTCTTCGCCGTTGGTGGATGCGCGGCTCAAGGACGGTTCGCGGGTCAACGCGATTATTCCGCCGCTGGCCATCGACGGCCCTAGCATGTCGATCCGGCGCTTTGCCGTGGACCTGCTCAATACCGACAGCCTGATCCAGGTGGGGGCGTTGACCCCGGCCATTGCCCTGCTGCTCAAGGCGATTGTCCGTGGGCGCTTGAACGTGCTGATTTCCGGCGGTACCGGCAGCGGCAAGACCACCATGCTCAATGTGCTGTCCAGTTTCATTCCACACAACGAGCGGATCGTCACCATCGAAGACTCGGCTGAACTGCAACTGCAGCAGCCGCATGTGGTGCGTCTGGAAACCCGGCCTTCGAATATCGAGGGGCGCGGCGAGGTAAGCCAGCGGGAGTTGGTGCGCAACAGCCTGCGGATGCGGCCGGACCGTATTGTGATCGGCGAAGTGCGCGGCGCCGAGGCGCTGGACATGTTGACAGCGATGAACACCGGTCACGACGGTTCGCTGACCACGATCCACGCCAACACCGCACGCGATGCATTGGGGCGAATCGAGAACATGGTGTCGATGACCGGGGCGACCTTTCCGATCAAGGCCATGCGCCAACAGATCGCTTCGGCCATCGGAGTGGTCATCCAACTGGAACGCCAGGAGGACGGCAAGCGCCGCCTGGTCAGCGTGCAGGAGATCAACGGCATGGAGGGCGAGATCATCACCATGACCGAAATCTTCTCCTTCGTGCGCCACGGCGTGAGCGAAAACGGCGAAGTACTCGGTGATTTTCGGCCCAGCGGCATGATCCCCGCCTTCCGCGATGTGCTGGCCAAGCGCGGTATCGAGTTGCCGCTTGCGATGTTCAGGCCTGAGTGGATGGAGGCACGGCAATCATGA